AATGTTGGTGATTTGAAACGAGCGGCACATCCCCTTACCGACAACGCGGTGAGAGGGTAATCCGGTGATATCTTCACCATTTAAAAAAACCCTACCTCGGGTTGGGGGGAATTTCCCGGAGATGGCATTGTAAAAAGTCGTCTTGCCGGCACCGTTGGGGCCGATCAATGCGGAAAGTTCTCCCTTGTCAATGCCCAGTGAGATGTCTTCAATAACCTTGAACTTGCCGTACGAGTGACTCAAGTTTTCAATGCGTAGGACCTTATCCGCGTTCATTTTATTTCCTGCTTGAAGAATTTATTCAGCAAGGTTCCGAATACCCCTTCAGGGAAGAACAGGACAATGGGCACCAGGACGACTCCAAGGAAAAACATCCAGTTCTCTGTAAACTGAATAATGATTTGTTCTAAAACAAAGAAGATTCCAGCTCCGAACAGCGGCCCGAGGAAAACCCCGGTCCCTCCAATGACCGACATGATGACGGGCTTGGCAGAGAAACTCCAGTGCATGAAGCCCGGGGTTGCCATGGTGTTAAATACACAGAACAAAACTCCGGCCAGGCCAGTGAACGTTCCAGATATGGTAAATGCGGCTATTCGCAACCTTTTTACATTCCCGCCAACGAAAGAAACCCGTTGTTTGTTCTCCCGCAAGGCTTTAAGAATCAGACCGAAAGGTGACTGAACAATCACTCGGAGCAATCCCAGTCCGACCAGGACTGAGACAAGGATCAGGTAGTACATGCTGTTCGGTGTATAGAAGGTGAGCTGGTTGCCGAACAAGTTCAGGGTCGGGGAAGAAAAAACCGGCAGACCATCGCTGCCGCCGGTTACATCTCGCCAGTTGTGGGCGATTGAGAAAAACAACATGCCAAACCCGAGAGTGATCATCGCGAAAAAAATTTCATCCAGTCGGACCGAAAAAAAACCGATTACCAGTGAGCCTAGAAATGCCACCAGCATGCCGGCGGAAAGGATTAAAAACAGATTGTCATGGCCGGCCTGCAGCAGCAGGGCAGCCGTATAGGCCCCGAGGCCAAAAAAAGCGCCCTGCCCGAAGGACAACAATCCTGTATAGCCGAGCAAAAGGTTGAAGCTGACGGCCATCAGTCCCATGATCAAAATTTCGGACAGAATCATCACCCAGTAGATCGGGATTACCAGCGGAGCGGCAAACAGCAAGAGGACCAGCAGTATCGGTCCAGCCAGGTTGATGCGGGCTTGTATTTTCATCCTCACACCCCCTTTTTGAACAGGCCATGCGGTCTGACCAAGAGAATAACCGCCAGCAACAGATAGGGGATGGCCATCTGCATCCTTCCTGCAAACTCAGTCCCAAAAGATTCCAGCAGCCCAAGAAGCAAAGCCCCGGCGAACGCCCCGGGAAAGCTCCCCAGGCCACCTACAACGACAACGATGAAGCTTTCAATGATGATTTTTTCTCCCATTGAGGGGACCAGACTCTGCTGAGGCGCTGCCAGGGCCCCGCCCAGAGCAGCGAGCCAGGTGCCAAGAGCAAAAACCGCAGTGTAAATCAAGGGAACATTTATTCCGACCCCTTCCGCCATGATGTTGTCAAAGGATGCAGCGCGGATGGTTTTTCCCCAGCGGGTAAAGTGGAAAAATGACCAGAGGAGAGCCCCGATAAGTGGGCCGACAAGAATCAGAAATAATCGATAGACGGGATAGTCCTGCCCGGCGACCGACATGACACCGCTTAGTAAAACGGGCGGGTCTACGACATGATAGCCAGAGCCCCATATCATGCGTACACCATCATCCAGGATCAGCAGAACGGCAAAAGTCAACAGCAACTGGAAGGAAACATCCCGTCCATAGACCTGCTTCAGCAGGAATTTTTCCATCAGAACACCGACGACCACCGCACAGAGTGGGCCGACCAGCAGTCCTAACCAGAATGAATCAAAGTACTGCATCGCCTGCATGCACAGGTACGCCCCAAGCATAAATAGTGACCCATGCGCAAAGTTCAGCACCCCCAGCACGCCGAAGACGGTTGTTAAACCAACCGAGATCAGAAATAGCAACATCCCCCAACTCAGGCCATTTAACGTGTTCAGCAGCAGATATTCCATTCCAACTCCAGCGCTGTCGATCAAGAACTTATTGACTCAGGTAAGGGTTGTCAGAGTCGAGAGCGGGGAGATCCTTCCTCCCCGCTCTGAACCGGTCTAGGCAAGAATTAAGTCGCGGAATTT
This Geothermobacter hydrogeniphilus DNA region includes the following protein-coding sequences:
- a CDS encoding branched-chain amino acid ABC transporter permease → MKIQARINLAGPILLVLLLFAAPLVIPIYWVMILSEILIMGLMAVSFNLLLGYTGLLSFGQGAFFGLGAYTAALLLQAGHDNLFLILSAGMLVAFLGSLVIGFFSVRLDEIFFAMITLGFGMLFFSIAHNWRDVTGGSDGLPVFSSPTLNLFGNQLTFYTPNSMYYLILVSVLVGLGLLRVIVQSPFGLILKALRENKQRVSFVGGNVKRLRIAAFTISGTFTGLAGVLFCVFNTMATPGFMHWSFSAKPVIMSVIGGTGVFLGPLFGAGIFFVLEQIIIQFTENWMFFLGVVLVPIVLFFPEGVFGTLLNKFFKQEIK
- a CDS encoding branched-chain amino acid ABC transporter permease, with amino-acid sequence MEYLLLNTLNGLSWGMLLFLISVGLTTVFGVLGVLNFAHGSLFMLGAYLCMQAMQYFDSFWLGLLVGPLCAVVVGVLMEKFLLKQVYGRDVSFQLLLTFAVLLILDDGVRMIWGSGYHVVDPPVLLSGVMSVAGQDYPVYRLFLILVGPLIGALLWSFFHFTRWGKTIRAASFDNIMAEGVGINVPLIYTAVFALGTWLAALGGALAAPQQSLVPSMGEKIIIESFIVVVVGGLGSFPGAFAGALLLGLLESFGTEFAGRMQMAIPYLLLAVILLVRPHGLFKKGV